A window of Lentibacillus sp. Marseille-P4043 contains these coding sequences:
- the rpsA gene encoding 30S ribosomal protein S1 has protein sequence MSEMNHELTEIAIGDVVTGTVVKIEDKQVLVDVGYKTEGIVPISELSNLHIETTAEEVDEGDKLTLKVKKVEDDEIVLSKRAIDADEAWSSLEEKYQNGDIFETEVKEVVKGGLVVDVGLRGFIPASLVETFYVEDFSDYLNKRLTVKIADLDREQNRVILSHRAVEEEELTAQKQRLLQSLEEGQVLEGIVRRITGFGVFVDLGGIDGLVHISQLAHKHVEKATDVVSEGQSIKVEVLAVDRDNERISLSHKKTLPGPWENIEERVAKGDVLEGTVKRLVNFGAFVEVLPGVEGLVHISQIANRHIGTPQEVLEEGQTVQVKVLDVNEDEERISLSIKELEQQQAEADYKQYEKDDDQSSFQLGDMIGDKLNKYK, from the coding sequence ATGAGTGAGATGAATCATGAATTAACAGAAATTGCAATTGGTGATGTTGTGACTGGAACGGTTGTAAAAATAGAGGATAAACAGGTTCTAGTTGACGTCGGATATAAAACAGAAGGGATTGTTCCAATTAGTGAATTATCCAATCTTCACATCGAAACTACGGCAGAAGAAGTTGACGAAGGTGATAAACTAACATTAAAAGTAAAAAAAGTGGAAGATGATGAAATTGTTTTATCAAAACGGGCAATTGACGCTGACGAAGCATGGAGTTCACTTGAGGAGAAATATCAAAATGGTGATATTTTCGAAACAGAAGTGAAAGAAGTTGTAAAAGGCGGACTAGTGGTTGATGTAGGGCTAAGAGGATTTATCCCAGCATCACTCGTTGAAACATTTTACGTGGAAGATTTTTCTGATTATCTGAATAAGCGTTTAACTGTCAAAATTGCTGACTTAGATCGAGAACAGAATCGCGTCATATTGTCACATCGTGCTGTCGAAGAGGAAGAATTAACGGCACAAAAACAACGGTTATTACAATCATTAGAAGAAGGACAAGTGCTAGAAGGGATTGTTCGACGCATTACTGGTTTCGGTGTCTTTGTAGATCTTGGCGGTATTGACGGACTTGTGCATATTTCACAGCTTGCCCATAAACATGTTGAAAAAGCTACCGATGTCGTTTCGGAAGGCCAATCGATTAAAGTAGAAGTATTGGCAGTGGATCGTGATAATGAACGCATTTCTCTTTCCCACAAAAAAACACTTCCTGGACCATGGGAGAATATTGAAGAACGTGTTGCTAAAGGCGATGTCCTTGAGGGAACAGTTAAACGTCTAGTAAATTTTGGTGCTTTCGTGGAAGTGTTACCAGGTGTAGAAGGATTGGTTCATATTTCCCAAATCGCTAATCGACACATTGGGACACCACAGGAAGTACTGGAAGAAGGGCAAACTGTTCAAGTAAAAGTGTTAGATGTCAATGAGGACGAAGAACGTATCTCATTAAGTATCAAGGAGTTGGAGCAACAACAAGCAGAAGCTGATTACAAACAATATGAAAAAGATGATGATCAATCTAGTTTTCAGCTTGGTGATATGATCGGCGATAAGCTTAATAAATATAAGTAA
- a CDS encoding flagellar brake protein — translation MNIGTVLILETKEPITNKTRKLRCKVIEKNKHYIFIDYPIDEQTKKSTSLPKKTPFTVTYIGSDQSVYSFRSEIVDKVKLNVPGLVINIPEPDKIKRIQRREYVRIDVAVDVSIHSTEESFAPFSTVTADVSGGGLSVILPRGATIEEQEMVDVWLVLPMQTGDYQYVYAQSEVIRVITSDNSVRTASLKFTSISTQNRQHIIRFCFEKQREARNKELS, via the coding sequence ATGAATATAGGAACAGTACTCATCTTGGAAACAAAAGAACCTATTACAAACAAAACACGAAAACTCCGATGCAAAGTAATCGAGAAAAATAAGCATTACATTTTTATCGATTATCCTATTGATGAACAAACAAAAAAATCAACATCCTTACCTAAAAAGACACCTTTCACCGTTACATATATCGGTAGTGACCAATCGGTTTATTCTTTCCGTTCTGAAATTGTTGATAAGGTGAAATTAAATGTCCCGGGATTAGTAATCAATATACCGGAACCAGATAAAATAAAACGTATTCAACGTAGAGAATATGTCCGAATTGACGTTGCGGTTGATGTATCGATTCATAGTACAGAAGAGTCTTTTGCCCCATTTTCGACCGTTACTGCTGATGTTAGTGGTGGTGGTTTATCCGTCATTTTACCTAGGGGGGCCACGATAGAAGAGCAGGAAATGGTGGATGTATGGCTAGTATTACCTATGCAAACCGGTGATTATCAATACGTATACGCACAATCCGAGGTGATTCGCGTCATTACTTCTGATAATTCAGTACGAACAGCATCATTAAAATTCACATCTATCTCAACACAAAATCGGCAGCATATTATCCGTTTTTGTTTTGAAAAGCAACGAGAAGCTAGAAATAAAGAACTATCTTAA
- the cmk gene encoding (d)CMP kinase: protein MDNKAIRIAIDGPAAAGKSTVAKIVASELSFIYIDTGAMYRALTLKALDEKIQLDDESRLADLLIHTDIELVQGENGQRVLVNGDDVTLEIRSLEVTNHVSHVAKHPSIRKDMVKRQQALAAKHGVVMDGRDIGTHVLPDAEVKIFLHATVEERAKRRYAENSKKGFTSDLAELKKEIEQRDQIDSERAAAPLVKADDAIEIDTTSLSISDVANRILQEVAKVKDK from the coding sequence ATGGATAACAAGGCAATTCGAATCGCAATTGACGGACCAGCTGCTGCAGGAAAAAGTACGGTAGCCAAAATCGTCGCTAGTGAACTATCTTTTATTTATATCGATACGGGTGCAATGTATCGCGCGTTAACCCTTAAGGCATTGGATGAAAAAATTCAACTAGATGATGAAAGTCGTCTCGCTGATTTATTAATACATACAGATATCGAACTTGTACAAGGGGAAAACGGACAAAGAGTGTTAGTTAATGGGGATGATGTCACATTGGAAATTCGCTCTCTAGAGGTTACAAATCATGTTTCCCATGTGGCAAAACATCCAAGTATTCGCAAGGACATGGTCAAAAGACAACAAGCACTTGCAGCTAAACATGGTGTTGTCATGGATGGCCGAGATATCGGGACACATGTCTTACCAGATGCAGAAGTGAAAATATTTTTGCATGCAACAGTTGAAGAACGGGCAAAGCGCAGATACGCGGAAAACAGTAAAAAAGGATTTACGTCAGATTTAGCGGAATTAAAAAAGGAAATAGAACAACGAGATCAAATTGATTCCGAGCGGGCAGCAGCACCCTTAGTAAAAGCTGACGATGCAATCGAAATCGATACGACCTCATTATCAATTTCAGACGTTGCCAATCGCATTTTACAAGAAGTTGCCAAAGTAAAAGATAAATAA